One window of the Nicotiana tabacum cultivar K326 chromosome 4, ASM71507v2, whole genome shotgun sequence genome contains the following:
- the LOC107781380 gene encoding non-structural maintenance of chromosomes element 4 homolog A isoform X1, translating into MVRIVKREPVNTRSSGGVAASTSNGHNDGSVEVEAAGRLRLKLPEETTILKREKVSTRIRQNRGAESNGEVSTDEGTVGIRRVLRSHYLSVKSRISDERDDISKVDSDKFKSIIEEVERLHQRVQKPREQVADAEALLDITNTLVTSVKAHGNEGVTPSDFVSCLLRDFGQEGGSSSITGEDRDSIRWKYIGCVVSHVFRSAPCCCTMIGPMNTEVKQRKTVVHRKRMRPTERERPEELEETVDEEKTDTDKNMATMFQILRKHKTVRLENLILNRKCFAQTVENLFALSFLIKDGRADITIDEKGCHLVSPRNGPAANAVLSGEVSYSHFVFRFDFQDWKLMLGSVNAGEELMPLRTEAAIPTASTSEATERPVPTTPIRKLTRNRGLVFQEQTVVEESPESDNCQGAAADRKGKRKLT; encoded by the exons ATGGTTCGCATTGTGAAACGTGAACCTGTGAATACTCGAAGTAGCGGCGGAGTAGCGGCGAGCACTAGCAATGGCCATAACGACGGTTCTGTAGAGGTAGAAGCTGCTGGACGACTTCGTTTAAAGCTTCCCGAAGAAACTACGATCCTAAAACGCGAAAAAGTTAGTACTCGTATTCGTCAAAATAGAGGAGCAGAGAGTAATGGAGAAGTATCAACAGACGAAGGCACTGTTGGAATACGCAGAGTTCTTCGATCTCATTATCTCTCCGTTAAGTCTCGTATTTCTG ATGAGAGAGATGATATATCAAAAGTTGATTCAGATAAATTCAAGTCAATAATTGAGGAAGTCGAAAGACTACATCAGCGTG TACAAAAACCTAGGGAACAAGTTGCGGATGCAGAAGCCCTGTTGGACATCACGAACACGCTGGTGACTTCGGTGAAGGCCCATGGTAATGAAGGAGTGACTCCTTCAGATTTTGTTAGTTGCCTACTAAGGGACTTTGGTCAAGAAGGTGGATCTAGCAGTATAACAGGAGAGGATAGGGACTCTATCCGCTGGAAGTACATTGGCTGTGTAGTCTCTCATGTTTTCAGGAGTGCTCCTTGTTGCTGTACAAT GATAGGGCCTATGAATACTGAAGTGAAGCAACGCAAGACTGTCGTTCACAGAAAGCGTATGAGGCCAACAGAACGTGAACGCCCTGAGGAG CTTGAAGAAACTGTTGATGAGGAGAAGACAGACACTGACAAGAACATGGCTACAATGTTTCAAATTCTGAGGAAGCACAAGACTGTCAGGCTTGAAAACTTAATACTGAACAGAAAGTGCTTTGCACAGACAGTTGAAAATTTATTTGCCCTATCATTTCTAATTAAAGATGGGCGAGCTGATATTACCATTGATGAAAAAGGCTGTCATCTAGTTT CACCAAGGAATGGTCCCGCTGCTAATGCAGTCCTTTCTGGGGAGGTTTCTTACAGCCACTTCGTCTTTAGATTTGACTTTCAGGATTGGAAG CTTATGTTGGGGTCAGTTAATGCTGGAGAAGAATTAATGCCACTCAGAACTGAAGCTGCGATACCAACAGCATCAACCTCTGAAGCAACTGAACGACCTGTGCCAACTACACCAATAAGGAAATTGACTAGGAATCGGGGTCTGGTTTTTCAGGAGCAGACTGTTGTTGAAGAATCCCCAGAAAGTGACAATTGCCAAGGAGCTGCTGCTGACCGGAAAGGAAAGCGAAAACTGACATAA
- the LOC107781380 gene encoding non-structural maintenance of chromosomes element 4 homolog A isoform X2: MVRIVKREPVNTRSSGGVAASTSNGHNDGSVEVEAAGRLRLKLPEETTILKREKVSTRIRQNRGAESNGEVSTDEGTVGIRRVLRSHYLSVKSRISDERDDISKVDSDKFKSIIEEVERLHQRVQKPREQVADAEALLDITNTLVTSVKAHGNEGVTPSDFVSCLLRDFGQEGGSSSITGEDRDSIRWKYIGCVVSHVFRSAPCCCTMIGPMNTEVKQRKTVVHRKRMRPTERERPEELEETVDEEKTDTDKNMATMFQILRKHKTVRLENLILNRKCFAQTVENLFALSFLIKDGRADITIDEKGCHLVFLLQHQGMVPLLMQSFLGRFLTATSSLDLTFRIGSLCWGQLMLEKN; encoded by the exons ATGGTTCGCATTGTGAAACGTGAACCTGTGAATACTCGAAGTAGCGGCGGAGTAGCGGCGAGCACTAGCAATGGCCATAACGACGGTTCTGTAGAGGTAGAAGCTGCTGGACGACTTCGTTTAAAGCTTCCCGAAGAAACTACGATCCTAAAACGCGAAAAAGTTAGTACTCGTATTCGTCAAAATAGAGGAGCAGAGAGTAATGGAGAAGTATCAACAGACGAAGGCACTGTTGGAATACGCAGAGTTCTTCGATCTCATTATCTCTCCGTTAAGTCTCGTATTTCTG ATGAGAGAGATGATATATCAAAAGTTGATTCAGATAAATTCAAGTCAATAATTGAGGAAGTCGAAAGACTACATCAGCGTG TACAAAAACCTAGGGAACAAGTTGCGGATGCAGAAGCCCTGTTGGACATCACGAACACGCTGGTGACTTCGGTGAAGGCCCATGGTAATGAAGGAGTGACTCCTTCAGATTTTGTTAGTTGCCTACTAAGGGACTTTGGTCAAGAAGGTGGATCTAGCAGTATAACAGGAGAGGATAGGGACTCTATCCGCTGGAAGTACATTGGCTGTGTAGTCTCTCATGTTTTCAGGAGTGCTCCTTGTTGCTGTACAAT GATAGGGCCTATGAATACTGAAGTGAAGCAACGCAAGACTGTCGTTCACAGAAAGCGTATGAGGCCAACAGAACGTGAACGCCCTGAGGAG CTTGAAGAAACTGTTGATGAGGAGAAGACAGACACTGACAAGAACATGGCTACAATGTTTCAAATTCTGAGGAAGCACAAGACTGTCAGGCTTGAAAACTTAATACTGAACAGAAAGTGCTTTGCACAGACAGTTGAAAATTTATTTGCCCTATCATTTCTAATTAAAGATGGGCGAGCTGATATTACCATTGATGAAAAAGGCTGTCATCTAGTTT TTTTACTGCAGCACCAAGGAATGGTCCCGCTGCTAATGCAGTCCTTTCTGGGGAGGTTTCTTACAGCCACTTCGTCTTTAGATTTGACTTTCAGGATTGGAAG CTTATGTTGGGGTCAGTTAATGCTGGAGAAGAATTAA
- the LOC107781379 gene encoding enoyl-[acyl-carrier-protein] reductase [NADH] 2, chloroplastic-like: MATNATPGLQIAAVKQCASASPCFSKLTNVSFGFESKSRSCTELRSSSYVSPTKLSQSFKSVSVKYERMVPKAMSGASDKAPASGLPIDLRGKRAFIAGIADDNGYGWAIAKALAAAGAEILVGTWVPALNIFETSLRRGKFDESRVLPDGSLMEIAKVYPLDAVYDSPEDVPEDVKANKRYAGSSNWTVKEAVESVKQDFGTIDILVHSLANGPEVSKPLLETSRKGYLAAVSASSYSFVSLLRHFLPIINPGGASISLTYIASERIIPGYGGGMSSAKAALESDTKVLAFEAGRKNKVRVNTISAGPLGSRAAKAIGFIDMMINYSLENAPLQKELYAEEVGNAAAFLVSPLASAITGATIYVDNGLNTMGVGVDSPAFEGLDIPKDNKS, translated from the exons ATGGCTACAAATGCAACTCCTGGCCTGCAAATTGCTGCAGTCAAACAATGCGCTTCTGCTTCTCCCTGTTTTTCAAAGTTGACCAATgtcagttttggttttgaaagtaaAAGCAGATCTTGTACTGAGCTTAGAAGTTCATCTTACGTCTCACCAACAAAGCTGAGTCAAagctttaagtctgtttctgtAAAATATGAGAGGATGGTTCCAAAAGCAATGTCTGGAGCAAGTGATAAAGCGCCTGCGTCAGGGTTGCCTATCGATTTAAGAG GTAAGAGGGCATTTATTGCTGGTATAGCAGATGATAACGGGTATGGATGGGCAATTGCAAAGGCACTTGCAGCTGCAGGCGCTGAAATTCTTGTTGGTACATGGGTGCCT GCACTGAATATCTTCGAGACAAGTCTACGACGTGGAAAATTTGATGAATCGCGAGT GTTGCCAGATGGTTCGTTGATGGAAATTGCTAAAGTCTACCCATTGGATGCAGTTTATGACAGTCCTGAAGATGTTCCTGAGGAT GTGAAAGCAAACAAACGCTACGCAGGATCCTCAAATTGGACAGTCAAG GAAGCTGTTGAATCCGTGAAACAAGATTTTGGCACAATTGATATCCTTGTGCATTCACTTGCAAATGGTCCAGAG GTTAGCAAACCTCTGCTGGAGACATCAAGAAAAGGCTACCTTGCAGCAGTATCTGCCTCAAGTTATTCTTTTGTTTCTCTCCTGAGGCATTTTCTTCCAATAATAAATCCAG GCGGCGCCTCAATCTCTCTGACATACATTGCTTCTGAAAGAATTATTCCTGG ATATGGAGGTGGTATGAGTTCGGCAAAAGCTGCTTTGGAGAGTGACACAAAA GTCCTGGCCTTTGAAGCTGGAAGGAAAAATAAAGTCAGAGTCAACACAATATCTGCAG GTCCATTGGGAAGTCGTGCCGCAAAAGCTATTGGATTCATCGATATGATGATAAATTACTCATTGGAGAATGCCCCATTGCAAAAAGAATTATATGCAG AGGAGGTCGGAAATGCTGCTGCTTTTTTGGTATCTCCTTTAGCTTCAGCGATCACTGGTGCAACCATTTATGTTGACAATGGTCTCAACACAATGGGGGTTGGAGTTGATAGTCCAGCTTTTGAAGGTCTTGACATTCCAAAAGACAATAAGAGCTAG